GACCTTGCATCGCTGGATAAATGGGACGACTACACCAAAGCTAAAGAAGCTATGTATGCCTGTACACACACGCCTGAAGCTCCCTGGACAACCGTTATGTCTGACGACAAAAAACGTGCCCGTCTGAATGCGATTAAACATGTCCTTCATCATCTGCCTTATGACGATAAAGACACTCAGCATGACTTATCGCCCGATCCGCTTATCATCGCTGATGCCTTAACCCGCAACACTCAGCATTCGATGGATCACCCCGCCCCTGGCAATCGCTGAATACTGCTGCCAGGTTCTGACCTGGCAACATAACCGTTGTATTCTGCCGCAGCTAACAGAAACGTATAACAATAGCGGGAATCCGACCCCGACTTTTCCCTGTGCGTCCCAACTTTCAGAGCACTGCAACAACTGTTGACCATTCCCTCCAGCCAACTCATTATGACTGCAATACTTATCATCTGTTGGAGTCACTTATGGTCGCGCGCCGCCTGACAAAAATTTATACCCGCACCGGCGATAAAGGTACCACCGCCCTGGCAAATGGCAGCCGGGTAGATAAACATCATCCCCGCATAGAAACCATGGGCGATGTGGATGAACTCAACTGCTTACTTGGCGTTCTGGTAGAAGAACTGGCAAGTGATGATCCAATCCGGGAATTTCTGACCCTCAGTCAACACTGCCTGTTCGATATCGGTGGCGAAATAGCCGTTGCTGATGCGGGTTACAAAGTTATTGCCGCTGAAGATATTACTCAGTTAGAACAGCAGCTCGATCAACTCAACGAAGATTTACCGCCGTTACAGGAGTTTATTTTACCCGGTGGCAACCGTGCCGCAGCACTGTGCCATCAGGCCCGCAGTGTATGCCGCCGGGCAGAACGCCGTCTGGTTGAACTGGTACAGCTGGAAAATACCCCAGCCGAAGGGGAACAGGAGGCTGTAGAAATGGTCAATAACTATGCCGCTGCATATGTAAACCGTTTATCAGATCTGTTGTTTGTCAGCGCCCGGGTTCTCGCCCGCCGAAACGACGGCAACGAAGTACTCTGGCAGCCAAAACAAAAGCGAACTGCCGGAGAAGATTAAGGGTCGATTAAAGC
The DNA window shown above is from Aliamphritea ceti and carries:
- a CDS encoding cob(I)yrinic acid a,c-diamide adenosyltransferase, whose protein sequence is MVARRLTKIYTRTGDKGTTALANGSRVDKHHPRIETMGDVDELNCLLGVLVEELASDDPIREFLTLSQHCLFDIGGEIAVADAGYKVIAAEDITQLEQQLDQLNEDLPPLQEFILPGGNRAAALCHQARSVCRRAERRLVELVQLENTPAEGEQEAVEMVNNYAAAYVNRLSDLLFVSARVLARRNDGNEVLWQPKQKRTAGED